The Kocuria turfanensis genome contains the following window.
TGCCGCCAGCGTCCCGTTGCCGCGCAGTACGGTCGCGGCGACCGTCAGGGCGGTCAGGAGCGCGAGCGCGGTCAGCACCAGCGGCCAGCCCGGGCGGCGGCGGCCCGCGGCGGGGCGCCCGCCGTCGCCGGCCGTCACCGTGGTGAGGGCCGGCGGCTGCTGCCGGTCCACCTAGGCGTCCCGGACGAGCCCGGCGGCGAGCGTGTTGCCGGTGGCGGGGTCGACGAGCAGGAAGGCGCCGGTGCGCCGCAGCCGGTCGTACGGGTCGACGGGCAGCGGGGAGGCCAGCCGGAGCCGGACCCGTCCGATGTCGTTGAGCTCCAGGGTGGCCGCGTCCCGCAGCACCAGCTCCTCGAGGTCCAGGCGCCCCTCGAGGTCCTGGACCATGGCCTGGACCGTGGCGGCGCCGTGCTTGACGAGCACGCGGGCGCGCGGCTGCAGGGGCCGCTCGCCGAGCCAGGCCACCGAGGCGGTCAGGTCCCGGGTGGGCTCGGGCAGCTCGGCGTCGGCGCTCGCGAGGAGGTCGCCGCGGGCGATGTCGATGTCGTCGGCCAGCCGCAGCGTCACGGACAGCGGGGCGGCGGCCTCCGGGAGCTGCTCGCCGGGCAGGGGCGCGCCCGGGGCCGGGGCGGTGCCGGCCACGTCGATGCCGGTGACCGTGGTGCGCCGGCCGGCGGGCAGGACCACGACCTCGTCGCCGACCGCGACCGTGCCGGAGGCGATCTGCCCGGCGTAGCCGCGGTAGTCGCGCAGGGCCTCGGCGTCCGCGCCGGGCGCCGTGCCGCCCTGCGGGCGGATGACGTACTGGACGGGGAGGCGGAAGGGGCGGGCGGTGCCGCGCCCGGACTCGTCGACCGTGGGCAGCTCCTCGAGCACGCGCAGCAGCGGGCGCCCGGTGTACCAGGGGGTCCGCTCGGAGGGCTCCACCACGTTGTCGCCCTCGAGGGCGGAGACGGGCACCACGTGCACGTCCTCGATGCCCAGCCGGGCGGCGATGCCGGTGGCGTCGGCGGCGACCCGGTCGAAGACCTCCCGGTCGTAGTCGACGAGGTCGATCTTGTTCACCGCGATCACCACGTGCGGGACGCGCAGCAGCGAGACCACGGCCAGGTGCCGGCGGGTCTGCTCGACCACCCCGTGCCGGGCGTCCACGAGCAGCACGACGGCGTCGGCCGTCGAGGCGCCCGTGACCGTGTTCTTCGTGTACTGCACGTGGCCGGGGCAGTCGGCGAG
Protein-coding sequences here:
- a CDS encoding sulfate adenylyltransferase subunit 1, yielding MTSPSTVTPQASAADQVPTIDPGSLFRFATAGSVDDGKSTLVGRLLHDAKAILADQLEAVGRTSAERGFGGGTGRLDLALLTDGLRAEREQGITIDVAYRYFATDRRSFILADCPGHVQYTKNTVTGASTADAVVLLVDARHGVVEQTRRHLAVVSLLRVPHVVIAVNKIDLVDYDREVFDRVAADATGIAARLGIEDVHVVPVSALEGDNVVEPSERTPWYTGRPLLRVLEELPTVDESGRGTARPFRLPVQYVIRPQGGTAPGADAEALRDYRGYAGQIASGTVAVGDEVVVLPAGRRTTVTGIDVAGTAPAPGAPLPGEQLPEAAAPLSVTLRLADDIDIARGDLLASADAELPEPTRDLTASVAWLGERPLQPRARVLVKHGAATVQAMVQDLEGRLDLEELVLRDAATLELNDIGRVRLRLASPLPVDPYDRLRRTGAFLLVDPATGNTLAAGLVRDA